One segment of Stappia sp. 28M-7 DNA contains the following:
- a CDS encoding efflux RND transporter periplasmic adaptor subunit encodes MRLRPLLTLALLAAAAVALAACMESGDDTTTDTDKGQQEESAPIRISVLTVQPRRVIVYDELPGRVSALRTAEIRPQVNGIIQKVTFTEGAEVSAGEPLFEIDPAPFAADVEAASAVLARAEADLVNATLKHERISALAATQTASAAALGDARAALAQARASVAEAKANLTRRQLELSHATVRSPIAGRIGQALTSEGGLASVGTANALAVVRQLDSVYLDVRRPSIRWEQLEEALESDGSKDARALPVDILTITGRPYAFQGKLLFSDSTVDPGTGNIALRVKVPNPHRQLLPGMYLRARVPSAIYADALTVPQEAVLRDTSGRPHLTIIAGDKTASRREVELGALIDRQYVVLSGLKPGETVVVQGQDRTRAGQPLKLVPYRRALPESGS; translated from the coding sequence ATGCGCCTACGCCCGCTCCTGACGCTTGCCCTCCTCGCCGCGGCGGCAGTCGCCCTTGCCGCCTGCATGGAGAGCGGCGACGACACGACGACCGATACCGACAAGGGGCAACAGGAAGAAAGCGCCCCCATCCGCATCTCCGTCCTCACGGTGCAGCCGCGCCGGGTGATCGTCTATGACGAGCTGCCCGGCCGTGTCTCGGCGCTGCGCACGGCCGAGATCCGCCCGCAGGTCAACGGGATCATCCAGAAGGTGACGTTCACGGAGGGAGCGGAGGTCTCCGCCGGCGAGCCTCTGTTCGAGATCGATCCCGCGCCCTTTGCCGCCGATGTCGAGGCAGCCTCCGCCGTGCTGGCACGGGCAGAGGCCGATCTCGTCAACGCAACGCTCAAGCATGAGCGGATCTCGGCTCTGGCCGCAACGCAGACCGCAAGCGCCGCAGCCCTCGGCGATGCCAGGGCGGCACTGGCGCAAGCCCGTGCGAGCGTCGCCGAGGCCAAGGCCAACCTGACGCGCCGCCAGCTCGAACTGTCGCACGCGACCGTGCGAAGCCCGATTGCAGGGCGGATCGGCCAGGCGCTGACGAGCGAAGGCGGCCTTGCGTCCGTCGGCACCGCCAACGCCCTTGCCGTCGTCCGGCAGCTCGACAGCGTCTATCTCGATGTGCGCCGGCCCTCGATCCGGTGGGAACAGCTGGAAGAGGCGCTGGAAAGCGACGGCAGCAAGGATGCCCGCGCCCTTCCGGTGGACATTCTCACCATCACCGGAAGGCCCTACGCGTTCCAGGGCAAGCTGCTGTTCTCCGACAGCACGGTCGACCCCGGCACGGGCAACATCGCGCTGCGCGTGAAAGTGCCGAACCCACATCGCCAGTTGCTGCCGGGCATGTATCTGCGCGCCAGAGTGCCCAGCGCCATCTACGCCGATGCCCTGACGGTGCCGCAGGAAGCCGTGCTCCGCGACACCTCGGGGCGGCCGCACCTCACGATCATCGCCGGCGACAAGACCGCCAGCCGCCGCGAGGTGGAGCTCGGGGCGCTCATAGACAGGCAGTACGTCGTCCTGTCGGGATTGAAGCCGGGCGAGACGGTCGTGGTCCAGGGACAGGACCGCACGCGGGCCGGGCAGCCGCTCAAGCTCGTCCCCTATCGCCGGGCCTTGCCCGAGAGCGGCTCCTGA
- a CDS encoding response regulator, whose amino-acid sequence MAALVLIAEDDQEISAILDAYLVREGFRTVQARDGRTALELHLALKPDLVLLDVTMPRLDGWEVLAELRRRGTTPAIMITALDQDIDRLQGLRIGADDYVVKPFNPIEVVARAKAVLRRSGLASAAGVLRVGGLAIDLDAYRASFDEVPVPLTLTEFRILAHMARNPTRVFTRDELLDACLPGSDALDRTVDSHLSKLRRKLEQAGALGLLPGVRGVGYRLSA is encoded by the coding sequence ATGGCAGCACTCGTACTGATAGCCGAAGACGACCAGGAGATTTCAGCGATCCTCGACGCCTATCTCGTGCGCGAAGGATTCCGGACGGTGCAGGCGCGCGACGGGCGCACGGCGCTGGAACTGCACCTCGCCTTGAAGCCGGATCTCGTTCTTCTCGACGTCACCATGCCGCGCCTCGACGGATGGGAGGTCCTGGCGGAACTGCGGCGACGCGGCACCACGCCTGCCATCATGATCACCGCGCTCGACCAGGACATCGACCGGCTGCAGGGTCTGCGCATCGGCGCAGACGACTATGTGGTCAAGCCCTTCAACCCGATCGAGGTTGTCGCGCGGGCGAAGGCGGTGCTCCGCCGGTCGGGCTTGGCCAGTGCCGCGGGCGTGCTGCGCGTCGGCGGCCTGGCAATCGATCTCGACGCCTACCGGGCGAGTTTCGACGAGGTGCCGGTTCCGCTGACGCTGACCGAGTTCCGGATTCTCGCGCACATGGCACGCAACCCGACCAGGGTCTTCACGCGCGACGAACTGCTGGACGCCTGCCTGCCGGGCTCGGATGCGCTCGACCGGACGGTGGACAGCCATCTCAGCAAGCTGCGGCGGAAGCTGGAGCAAGCGGGCGCGCTCGGCCTGCTGCCGGGCGTGCGCGGCGTCGGCTATCGCCTCTCGGCCTGA
- a CDS encoding ATP-binding protein has protein sequence MSAITVVAGLLVFFGTYLAYTAIIAFYPRLDTESEWLTATDLTILGAAILVALPIAAVVAMRLARRILEPLETLAQSARRIADGDLSVRVQPGDRSLGETAGLIDDFNSMAQRLEDMATDMALWNATIAHELRTPLTILKGRLQGMIDGVFEPDERSLRGLILQVDSLARLVEDLRTVTLADSGHLDLNIEPIRLAREIEQIAELLAHDLHEAGFHLKLDLEDVTIAVDPTRIRQALLALVTNARRYANRGAITITLAEREGETVLGVADEGPGLEPEMATRVFDPFVRGDPTRSRELGGSGLGLSVVRAIVEAHGGRLRYRPSASGGALFEMVFKAAAQAPGTRTGEIAPARQ, from the coding sequence ATGTCCGCTATCACCGTGGTGGCCGGGCTGCTCGTCTTCTTCGGCACCTATCTCGCCTATACGGCGATCATCGCCTTCTATCCCCGGCTCGACACGGAGAGCGAGTGGCTCACGGCAACGGATCTCACGATCCTGGGCGCCGCCATCCTCGTTGCCCTGCCGATTGCCGCCGTCGTGGCCATGCGTCTTGCCCGCCGCATATTGGAGCCCCTGGAAACGTTGGCCCAAAGTGCCCGGCGGATCGCCGACGGCGACCTGTCGGTGCGGGTCCAGCCCGGCGACCGCTCGCTTGGTGAGACCGCCGGCCTGATCGACGACTTCAATTCCATGGCCCAACGGCTCGAGGACATGGCCACGGACATGGCGCTGTGGAACGCCACCATCGCGCACGAGCTGCGCACGCCGCTCACCATCCTGAAAGGCCGCCTCCAAGGCATGATCGACGGGGTGTTCGAACCGGACGAGCGCTCGCTCCGCGGCCTGATCCTCCAGGTCGACAGTCTGGCGCGGCTGGTGGAGGACCTGCGGACGGTCACGCTTGCCGATAGCGGGCATCTGGACCTCAACATCGAGCCGATACGTCTTGCGCGGGAGATCGAGCAGATCGCGGAGCTGCTGGCGCACGACCTGCACGAAGCCGGGTTCCACCTGAAGCTCGACCTGGAGGACGTGACCATCGCGGTCGATCCGACGCGCATCCGCCAGGCTTTGCTGGCTCTGGTCACCAATGCGCGGCGCTACGCCAACCGGGGCGCGATCACGATCACTCTTGCGGAAAGGGAAGGCGAGACGGTGCTCGGCGTCGCGGACGAGGGGCCGGGCCTCGAGCCCGAGATGGCGACACGCGTCTTCGATCCCTTCGTGCGCGGAGATCCGACGCGCTCCCGCGAGCTGGGAGGCAGCGGGCTCGGGCTGTCGGTGGTGCGCGCGATCGTGGAGGCCCATGGCGGGCGGCTGCGCTACCGTCCCTCGGCAAGCGGCGGCGCGCTGTTCGAGATGGTCTTCAAGGCCGCCGCCCAGGCCCCCGGCACGAGAACCGGAGAAATAGCGCCCGCCCGCCAATGA
- a CDS encoding DNA alkylation repair protein, producing MQTVQQLVERSRKTQHGFKDLEAAADEIHARSSVAEARDVALQLLSSDVAQARCIGTFLLGRQAALDQQALQILREQVSLDSDWRVQEILAKAFDRYCSDRGYEAALPVIADWLADPSANVRRAVTEGLRIWTGRPYFRDHPEVAIGFLCRFRNDDSEYLRKSVGNALRDISKKHPALVERAAADWNLDERGTRQTHKLATRLLAGAKAKTG from the coding sequence ATGCAGACCGTTCAGCAGCTCGTGGAGCGCTCGAGGAAAACCCAGCATGGCTTCAAGGACCTGGAGGCGGCAGCCGACGAGATCCACGCACGCTCCTCCGTTGCGGAGGCAAGGGACGTGGCTCTTCAGCTGCTGAGCTCGGATGTCGCGCAGGCGCGCTGCATCGGAACATTCCTCCTCGGCAGGCAGGCGGCATTGGACCAGCAGGCGCTGCAGATCTTGAGGGAGCAGGTCAGTCTCGACAGCGACTGGCGGGTTCAGGAAATCCTCGCCAAGGCGTTCGACCGCTATTGCTCGGACAGGGGATACGAGGCCGCCCTTCCCGTCATCGCCGACTGGCTCGCCGATCCATCCGCCAATGTGCGCCGCGCGGTGACGGAGGGGCTCCGGATCTGGACGGGCCGCCCCTACTTCCGCGATCATCCGGAGGTCGCCATCGGGTTCCTCTGCCGGTTCCGGAACGATGACAGCGAGTATCTCAGAAAGTCGGTCGGAAACGCGCTGCGGGACATCAGCAAGAAGCATCCCGCGCTGGTCGAACGAGCCGCTGCCGACTGGAACCTCGACGAGCGGGGGACCAGGCAGACCCACAAGCTGGCGACCCGGCTGCTGGCGGGGGCGAAGGCCAAAACCGGCTGA
- a CDS encoding class I SAM-dependent methyltransferase, whose translation MSTHSTPFTNPAAVASYPEETLAKVPGLADLHRMTALLLSERAPGPARILVVGAGGGLELDAMAQARPDWRFTGVDPSPAMLDIARRTCTAHADRVELVEGTVDGAPAGPFSGATCLLTLHFLDRAERLHTLREIRRRLTPGAALVTAHHAAPDGDAERWLARSIAFPRRSGAEPEQGLSSAKTMAARLPLLSPAEEEALLRQAGFAAPALFYAAFSFRGWVAFAD comes from the coding sequence ATGAGCACACACTCCACGCCGTTCACGAACCCGGCCGCCGTCGCCAGCTATCCTGAGGAAACCCTGGCCAAGGTGCCGGGACTGGCCGATCTCCACCGGATGACGGCCCTTCTGCTCAGCGAGCGCGCGCCGGGCCCGGCGCGTATCCTGGTGGTCGGTGCAGGCGGCGGGCTGGAGCTCGATGCGATGGCGCAGGCGCGGCCCGACTGGCGCTTCACGGGCGTCGATCCCTCGCCCGCCATGCTCGACATCGCACGGCGGACATGCACTGCCCATGCCGACCGCGTCGAGCTTGTGGAAGGTACGGTCGACGGGGCACCGGCCGGTCCTTTCAGCGGCGCGACATGCCTGCTGACGCTGCACTTTCTGGATCGGGCCGAGCGGTTGCACACGCTCCGGGAAATTCGCCGGCGGCTGACACCTGGAGCCGCACTCGTCACCGCGCATCACGCCGCGCCGGACGGCGATGCGGAGCGTTGGCTGGCCCGCTCGATCGCTTTTCCAAGGCGGAGCGGCGCGGAGCCTGAGCAGGGACTCTCCTCGGCAAAGACCATGGCCGCCCGCCTGCCGCTGCTCTCCCCGGCCGAGGAGGAAGCGCTCTTGCGCCAGGCCGGCTTTGCGGCGCCGGCGCTCTTCTATGCCGCCTTCTCGTTTCGCGGCTGGGTCGCATTTGCCGACTGA
- a CDS encoding Rrf2 family transcriptional regulator translates to MNKDTRLSDVLHVLLHMGQFDEALTSDVLARSMGTNPAVFRRTMAGLRDAGYVKSGKGHGGGWQLARPLKEITLLAVYEALGRPTLFAMGNRSDHPDCLVQKAVNTALSDTMRQAEGLFLARFAEVTLDMLAPSRPVPLAVHGAGPA, encoded by the coding sequence ATGAACAAGGACACCAGGCTCTCGGACGTGCTGCATGTGCTGCTGCATATGGGGCAGTTCGACGAAGCGTTGACCTCGGATGTGCTGGCCAGAAGCATGGGGACGAACCCTGCAGTGTTTCGCAGGACGATGGCGGGCCTGCGGGATGCGGGCTACGTCAAGTCGGGAAAGGGCCATGGCGGCGGCTGGCAGCTGGCGCGCCCGCTCAAGGAGATCACCTTGCTCGCGGTCTACGAGGCGCTCGGCCGCCCGACCTTGTTCGCGATGGGAAACCGCAGCGATCATCCCGACTGCCTGGTGCAGAAGGCCGTAAACACCGCGCTTTCGGACACGATGAGGCAGGCCGAGGGCCTGTTCCTCGCACGGTTCGCTGAAGTGACGCTGGATATGCTGGCGCCGTCACGGCCGGTGCCGCTGGCCGTCCATGGGGCCGGGCCGGCCTGA
- a CDS encoding metal-binding protein ZinT, which translates to MPYNIAVVGGSGKAHDKAHDKSDDHAHAQGHSHGDEQIYKGYFEDSQIADRPLSDYAGDWQSVYPYLQDGTLDPVMAHKAESGDKSAEEYKAYYEVGYRTDVERITIEGDTVTFYRNGEPTSARYTSDGYEVLTYKKGNRGVRFIFKKSEGDEAAPQYIQFSDHRIAPAKTDHYHLYWGEDRAAVLEELTNWPTYYPSGLSAGDIVREMTAH; encoded by the coding sequence ATGCCCTACAACATCGCCGTCGTCGGAGGCAGCGGCAAGGCCCATGACAAGGCCCATGACAAGAGCGACGACCACGCCCATGCGCAAGGCCACAGCCATGGCGACGAGCAGATCTACAAGGGTTACTTCGAGGACAGCCAGATCGCGGATCGGCCGCTGTCCGACTATGCCGGCGACTGGCAGTCGGTCTATCCCTACCTGCAGGACGGCACGCTGGACCCGGTGATGGCGCACAAGGCCGAAAGCGGCGACAAGAGTGCCGAGGAGTACAAGGCCTATTACGAGGTGGGCTACCGCACCGACGTCGAGCGGATCACCATCGAAGGCGACACGGTCACCTTCTACAGGAACGGCGAGCCGACCTCGGCCCGCTATACCAGCGACGGCTATGAGGTGCTGACCTACAAGAAGGGAAATCGCGGCGTGCGCTTCATCTTCAAGAAGAGCGAAGGCGACGAGGCGGCGCCGCAGTACATCCAGTTCAGCGACCACCGGATCGCGCCGGCAAAGACCGATCACTATCACCTGTATTGGGGAGAGGATCGCGCCGCCGTTCTGGAAGAGCTGACGAACTGGCCGACCTACTACCCGTCCGGGCTTTCGGCCGGGGATATCGTCCGGGAGATGACCGCGCACTGA
- a CDS encoding D-alanine--D-alanine ligase family protein: MGSSSNKLRIAVLFGGRSAEHDVSILSATNVISALDPAKYDAVPVYVSPRGSWLLSRFEDGKLARPETGTQLLLVPGGNGRVLALSAEGSAADLPPIDILFPVLHGLHGEDGSVQGLAEVAGVPLAGCGILGSATALDKDIAKRLFRDAGLSAARSLTLHPGAVPSFEELTGTLGLPVFIKPARQGSSVGVSKVTSAEGYAAALEEGFRHDRKLLAEEFIQGREIECAVLERPDGTLFVSRPGEIVPAESHGFYSYDAKYIDADGAALMVPTELPEQVEAEMLDMAARAFRALGCDGMARADFFVTADLRILVNELNTIPGFTDISMYSKVMAASGVPYAELIDRLVEHGLARAGR; this comes from the coding sequence GTGGGATCTTCTTCAAACAAGCTGCGCATCGCCGTGCTCTTCGGCGGACGTTCCGCCGAACATGACGTTTCCATCCTGTCGGCGACCAACGTGATAAGCGCCCTGGATCCTGCGAAATACGATGCCGTGCCGGTTTACGTCTCCCCCCGTGGCTCGTGGCTGCTGAGCCGCTTCGAGGACGGAAAGCTCGCCCGCCCCGAAACCGGCACGCAGCTTCTGCTCGTTCCCGGCGGCAACGGCCGCGTGCTCGCGCTTTCCGCGGAAGGGTCTGCCGCCGACCTGCCCCCCATCGACATCCTGTTCCCGGTGCTGCACGGGCTGCACGGCGAGGACGGCTCGGTGCAGGGCCTTGCCGAAGTCGCCGGCGTGCCGCTGGCCGGCTGCGGCATTCTCGGCTCGGCCACCGCGCTCGACAAGGACATCGCCAAGCGGCTGTTCCGCGATGCCGGGCTGTCCGCCGCCCGTTCGCTGACCCTGCATCCTGGCGCAGTGCCCTCTTTCGAAGAGCTCACCGGCACGCTCGGCCTGCCGGTATTCATCAAGCCGGCCCGCCAGGGCTCGTCCGTCGGCGTCAGCAAGGTCACCAGCGCCGAAGGCTACGCGGCAGCGCTGGAAGAGGGCTTCCGGCACGACCGCAAGCTGCTGGCCGAGGAGTTCATCCAGGGCCGCGAGATCGAGTGCGCCGTGCTGGAGCGGCCCGACGGCACGCTGTTCGTCTCCCGTCCGGGAGAGATCGTGCCGGCCGAAAGCCACGGCTTCTACAGCTACGACGCCAAGTATATCGACGCGGACGGGGCCGCCCTGATGGTGCCGACCGAACTTCCCGAGCAGGTCGAGGCCGAGATGCTGGACATGGCCGCACGCGCCTTCCGTGCGCTTGGCTGCGACGGCATGGCCCGCGCGGACTTCTTCGTCACCGCCGACCTGCGCATCCTCGTCAACGAGCTCAACACCATCCCCGGCTTCACCGATATCAGCATGTATTCCAAGGTGATGGCGGCCAGCGGCGTGCCTTACGCCGAGCTGATCGACCGGCTGGTCGAGCACGGCCTTGCCCGCGCGGGTCGCTAG
- a CDS encoding LysR family transcriptional regulator, protein MRFDLVDLRLFLNIVSAGSITHGAELSNLTVGSASARIRAMEDTLGAPLLVRQRHGVITAQAGECLAGHARLILRQAEAMRSELAPFARGLTGTLRLVSNTAALSEHLPELLAGFLRANPAISVDVEEMESAAIGAAISAGDADLGIASASELPEALEKLPFREDRLVVAFAASEAAGSGETALAFADIVGRPFVCLSRGSALQRHIAGHAARIGKTLKVRARVTSFDAMCQMVGAGAGIAILPEAAAHRHKEGTGIAVLPLSDGWARRDLAISVSTTSRLPDAAQRLARHLHDQGRR, encoded by the coding sequence ATGCGTTTCGATCTGGTCGACCTTCGCCTGTTCCTCAACATCGTTTCCGCCGGCAGCATCACCCATGGCGCCGAGCTGTCGAACCTAACGGTCGGCTCCGCCAGCGCCCGAATCCGTGCCATGGAGGATACGCTCGGTGCGCCGCTGCTTGTGCGCCAGCGCCACGGCGTCATTACCGCACAGGCCGGCGAGTGCCTTGCCGGGCACGCGCGGCTGATCCTGCGCCAGGCGGAGGCGATGCGCAGCGAGCTCGCCCCCTTCGCCCGCGGGCTGACCGGGACGCTGCGGCTCGTTTCCAACACCGCCGCCTTGAGCGAGCACCTGCCGGAGCTGCTTGCCGGGTTCCTGCGCGCCAACCCGGCGATCAGCGTCGACGTGGAGGAGATGGAGAGCGCGGCCATCGGCGCGGCGATTTCCGCCGGCGACGCGGATCTCGGCATCGCCTCGGCGTCCGAGCTTCCCGAAGCCTTGGAAAAGCTCCCCTTTCGCGAGGATCGACTGGTCGTCGCCTTCGCGGCATCGGAGGCGGCCGGCTCCGGCGAAACCGCGCTCGCCTTTGCCGATATCGTCGGGCGCCCCTTCGTCTGCCTGTCGCGCGGCAGCGCGCTGCAACGGCATATCGCCGGTCACGCCGCGCGCATCGGCAAGACGCTGAAGGTGCGTGCCCGCGTCACCAGCTTCGACGCCATGTGCCAGATGGTCGGCGCGGGCGCCGGCATCGCCATCCTGCCCGAGGCGGCCGCGCACCGGCACAAGGAGGGCACGGGCATCGCCGTGCTGCCGCTGTCCGACGGCTGGGCCCGGCGCGATCTCGCCATCAGCGTCAGCACGACCAGCCGGCTGCCGGATGCGGCGCAGCGCCTCGCCCGGCACCTGCATGACCAGGGCCGGCGTTGA
- a CDS encoding sulfite exporter TauE/SafE family protein, translating into MTISLLLLVAVAFVLAGFAKGVVGFGLPTISIGLLAMVMPPTQAAAIMLLPSFVTNIWQMLQGGALGELARKLWPMLVGLCIGTWSGMGWMEGAAGRYGTSVLGIVVCLYALVTLASLKLTVPRRHERITSLVVGIATGLLNATTGVFVIPAVPYMQALGLEKTRLVQALGLFFVVSTAALAVNIAASGVVSSAMMPLAPLALVAACIGMYLGQAARRRMPVATFRKAFLGGLFALGIWLIVQPLLV; encoded by the coding sequence ATGACAATCTCGCTTCTCCTGCTCGTTGCCGTCGCCTTCGTGCTCGCCGGCTTTGCCAAGGGCGTCGTCGGCTTCGGCCTGCCGACCATCTCCATCGGGTTGCTGGCCATGGTGATGCCGCCCACCCAGGCGGCGGCGATCATGCTGCTGCCGTCCTTCGTCACCAACATCTGGCAGATGCTGCAAGGCGGGGCGCTGGGCGAGCTGGCCAGGAAGCTCTGGCCGATGTTGGTTGGCCTGTGCATCGGCACCTGGTCGGGCATGGGCTGGATGGAAGGGGCGGCCGGGCGCTACGGCACCTCCGTGCTTGGCATTGTCGTCTGTCTCTATGCACTGGTGACGCTGGCCTCGCTGAAGCTGACCGTGCCGCGTCGGCACGAACGGATCACCAGCCTTGTGGTCGGGATCGCCACCGGCCTGCTCAACGCGACGACCGGCGTGTTCGTCATTCCCGCCGTGCCCTACATGCAGGCGCTCGGGTTGGAAAAGACCCGCCTGGTGCAGGCGCTGGGCCTGTTCTTCGTCGTCTCGACAGCAGCTCTTGCGGTCAATATCGCGGCGAGCGGCGTGGTTTCCTCCGCGATGATGCCGCTTGCACCGCTGGCGCTGGTGGCGGCCTGCATCGGCATGTATCTCGGGCAGGCCGCACGCCGGCGCATGCCGGTGGCGACCTTTCGAAAGGCCTTCCTCGGTGGCCTGTTCGCACTTGGCATCTGGCTGATCGTCCAGCCGCTGCTTGTGTGA
- a CDS encoding LysR family transcriptional regulator, whose protein sequence is MDNRVGEMQVFLRVVESGSFSAAARQMQMTPSTVSKLIGRIETRLGVRLLERSTRHLSLTAEGRAYYERSQALLADLEEIERDLTQGSASPHGTVRVSASVGFGIVALEPLLPAFWAEYPNVVIDLSLSDEIVDLYLDRTDVAFRVGTLANSSLTARKLGTAPRKIIAAPAYLARHGVPRTIEDLAQHNCIGFNFRRSAPVWPLREGGRMIERNVAGTLLANNGESVRRMVLAGVGLGRMGEFHVREDLKSGAVVEVLADAVEGDTEDIHALFLGGDRLPHRLRAFLDFMTPRLRTFLAEGR, encoded by the coding sequence ATGGACAATCGCGTCGGCGAAATGCAGGTGTTCCTGCGGGTGGTGGAGAGCGGCAGCTTCTCCGCCGCGGCCCGGCAGATGCAGATGACCCCGTCGACCGTTTCCAAGCTGATCGGCCGGATCGAGACGCGGCTCGGCGTGCGGCTGCTCGAGCGCTCGACCCGGCACCTGTCGCTGACGGCGGAGGGCCGGGCCTATTACGAGCGCAGCCAGGCGCTGCTGGCGGACCTGGAGGAGATCGAGCGCGACCTGACGCAAGGCTCGGCAAGCCCCCATGGCACCGTGCGGGTCAGCGCCTCGGTCGGCTTCGGCATCGTCGCGCTGGAGCCGCTTCTGCCTGCCTTCTGGGCCGAATATCCCAATGTGGTGATCGATCTCTCGCTCTCCGACGAAATCGTCGACCTCTATCTCGACCGCACGGACGTCGCTTTTCGCGTCGGCACCCTGGCGAATTCCAGCCTGACAGCCCGCAAGCTCGGCACAGCGCCGCGCAAGATCATCGCCGCGCCCGCCTATCTGGCACGGCACGGCGTGCCCAGGACAATCGAGGACCTTGCCCAGCACAATTGCATCGGCTTCAACTTTCGCCGCTCCGCGCCCGTCTGGCCACTGCGCGAAGGCGGGCGGATGATCGAGCGGAACGTCGCCGGCACGCTGCTTGCCAACAATGGCGAGAGCGTGCGGCGCATGGTTCTTGCCGGCGTCGGACTCGGGCGGATGGGCGAGTTCCATGTGCGCGAGGACCTGAAATCCGGCGCCGTGGTCGAGGTGTTGGCGGATGCGGTAGAGGGCGACACGGAGGACATCCATGCCCTGTTTCTCGGCGGCGACCGGCTGCCCCATCGCCTGCGTGCGTTTCTCGACTTCATGACGCCGCGCCTGCGCACGTTCCTGGCCGAGGGGCGGTGA
- a CDS encoding MFS transporter: MTAIPDQRGSRWPLLALAIGAFGIGTTEFSPMGLLPVIADGVDVSIPTAGLLVSAYAMGVMAGAPVMTLLFARFGKRTALMCLMAIFTLGNVMSALSPDYWTLLASRVVTSLNHGAFFGLGAVVAASVVPRERQASAVATMFMGLTIANVGGVPLATWVGQQIGWREAFAGTAVLGLVTIAALWLALPKGAPGLRPDVGRELRVLVQPQVLIALLTTVLSSSAMFTLYTYVAPLLDVLTGASATFLTLALVLVGLGFTFGNWLGGRVADWSLDGATAIFLAALAAIMLAMPVLMGSQSVAAVTLLIWGAAAFAIVPPVQMRVMQAAADAPGLASSINIGAFNLGNAIGAAVGGAVISLGLGYAAVPIAGGLLAASALGLVWIGRRRLAALACPV, from the coding sequence ATGACCGCAATTCCCGACCAGCGCGGTTCGCGCTGGCCGCTGTTGGCGCTGGCGATCGGCGCCTTCGGCATCGGTACGACCGAATTTTCTCCCATGGGCCTGCTGCCGGTGATCGCCGACGGGGTGGATGTCTCGATCCCCACCGCCGGCCTGTTGGTGAGCGCCTATGCCATGGGCGTGATGGCCGGTGCGCCGGTGATGACGCTGCTCTTCGCCCGCTTCGGCAAGCGGACGGCGCTCATGTGCCTGATGGCGATCTTCACGCTCGGCAACGTCATGTCGGCGCTCTCGCCCGACTACTGGACGCTGCTGGCCTCGCGCGTCGTCACCAGCCTCAACCACGGGGCGTTCTTCGGTCTCGGCGCGGTGGTGGCCGCGAGCGTCGTGCCGCGCGAGCGGCAGGCAAGTGCCGTCGCGACGATGTTCATGGGCCTGACGATCGCCAATGTCGGCGGTGTGCCGCTGGCGACCTGGGTCGGCCAGCAGATCGGCTGGCGCGAGGCGTTCGCGGGCACAGCGGTGCTCGGCCTCGTCACCATCGCCGCGCTCTGGCTGGCCCTGCCGAAGGGTGCGCCGGGTCTGCGCCCCGATGTGGGGCGCGAGCTGCGGGTGCTGGTGCAGCCGCAGGTGCTGATCGCACTGCTGACCACCGTGCTGAGCTCCAGCGCGATGTTCACGCTCTACACCTATGTCGCGCCGCTGCTGGACGTGCTGACCGGGGCCTCGGCCACCTTCCTGACCCTTGCTCTCGTGCTGGTCGGGCTCGGCTTCACCTTCGGCAACTGGCTGGGCGGACGCGTCGCCGACTGGTCGTTGGACGGGGCGACGGCGATCTTCCTTGCCGCGCTGGCCGCGATCATGCTGGCAATGCCGGTGCTGATGGGTAGCCAGAGCGTGGCAGCGGTCACCCTGCTGATCTGGGGCGCGGCGGCCTTCGCCATCGTGCCGCCGGTGCAGATGCGGGTGATGCAGGCGGCGGCCGATGCGCCGGGCCTTGCCTCGTCGATCAATATCGGTGCGTTCAATCTCGGCAATGCCATCGGCGCTGCCGTCGGTGGCGCGGTGATCAGCCTCGGTCTCGGCTATGCCGCCGTGCCGATTGCCGGCGGCCTGCTTGCCGCCTCGGCGTTGGGTCTGGTCTGGATCGGGCGCAGAAGACTGGCCGCGCTCGCCTGCCCCGTGTGA